A part of Crassostrea angulata isolate pt1a10 chromosome 5, ASM2561291v2, whole genome shotgun sequence genomic DNA contains:
- the LOC128186158 gene encoding uncharacterized protein LOC128186158, whose translation MNNLSDFWKWCILFAILIYLKKVSTLPRCELSRNSVKKVDHCPTDAASWIKAAEKKNCQSIEHNCSISSGLNSNFVVQYHCLVNSWMNATVEVCAFNRTILGFCAEYNLKGAIIQDNYTYNCTSHDPPCPKSYNSAEAYKYPTCYALAKRNHQTTMTASSSARRIGNTTVIFVTIIFGILIHV comes from the exons ATGAACAACCTTAGTGATTTTTGGAAATGGTGTATTTTGTTTGCAATACTCATATATTTGAAGAAG GTTTCAACGTTGCCGCGCTGTGAATTGTCACGTAATTCTGTGAAGAAGGTTGATCACTGTCCTACAGATGCTGCATCCTGGATTAAGGCAGCAGAGAAAAAGAACTGTCAATCTATTGAACATAACTGTTCAATTTCTTCtggtttaaattcaaattttgttgTCCAATaccattgtcttgtgaatagctGGATGAATGCGACCGTAGAGGTTTGTGCATTCAATCGTACTATTTTGG gtTTTTGTGCAGAGTATAACTTGAAGGGAGCAATAATACAGGATAACTATACATACAACTGTACCAGCCATGATCCGCCATGTCCGAAAAGTTACAACTCAGCAGAGGCGTACAAAT ATCCCACATGCTATGCTTTAGCAAAAAGAAATCATCAGACTACGATGACGGCGTCTTCATCGGCAAG ACGGATCGGAAATACAACTGTAATTTTTGTGACGATCATTTTTGGAATACTCATTCATGTATga